The following are encoded together in the Bradymonas sediminis genome:
- a CDS encoding proprotein convertase P-domain-containing protein, which produces MNFNNRFYFLGLALALSLGACADDSVDNNVVDQEGIIAPPLTPRDTLLQGAPDNSELPTEGKADAVYPPKFEDLVVLQSPVQNQGGRGVCSVFSTIGLMEHLYIKEGTYLTPDFSEQYLQWSAKFEVGSFRNTEGSTGAKNLEAISRFGVVEEDVWPYESRAWSTSNDPECTGDKRPTRCYTNGEPPAEAAEAEKFTLPTGRWLSTRTDDIKAFMTQKGQAVIVGLDFFYQSWNHGASPLKVNSGYSRKGYVLYPNEDDRRESLKNRAGHSILLVGWDDTLEVERLDKDGKVMLDENGEPMVEKGFFIFKNSWGTGSFGSENPNGDGYGYISQKYVAEYGSGRVADLPEIEPKVEICGDGIDNDGNGFADCEDDVCAESAACQEDSNTKTYTNSEALEIPDNDSNGAVSTIDVEDFGAISEFTVTVDITHAYQGDLDLMLVHPNGSDIVILEEASNTSGAFEKRTYVVEEFQGLEAQGTYELYMWDESKYDAGTLNEWTIEVTF; this is translated from the coding sequence ATGAACTTCAATAACCGTTTTTATTTCCTTGGCTTGGCGCTCGCTCTGTCGCTGGGTGCCTGCGCCGACGATTCGGTCGACAACAATGTCGTCGACCAGGAAGGGATCATTGCCCCGCCGCTGACCCCGCGCGACACGCTGCTGCAAGGCGCGCCGGACAATAGCGAGCTGCCCACCGAGGGAAAGGCGGACGCGGTCTATCCGCCGAAATTTGAAGATCTGGTGGTCCTGCAGTCGCCGGTGCAAAACCAGGGCGGCCGTGGCGTTTGCTCGGTCTTCTCGACCATCGGCCTGATGGAGCATCTCTATATTAAAGAGGGCACCTATCTGACGCCGGACTTCTCGGAGCAATATCTGCAGTGGTCGGCGAAATTCGAGGTCGGATCGTTCCGGAATACGGAAGGCTCCACCGGCGCCAAAAACCTTGAGGCGATCAGCCGATTCGGCGTGGTCGAAGAGGATGTGTGGCCCTATGAGTCGCGCGCCTGGTCGACCAGCAATGACCCCGAGTGCACCGGGGACAAGCGCCCCACGCGTTGCTACACCAACGGTGAGCCGCCGGCCGAGGCCGCAGAAGCCGAGAAGTTCACGCTTCCGACCGGTCGCTGGCTGTCCACGCGCACCGACGATATCAAAGCGTTCATGACCCAGAAGGGCCAGGCGGTCATCGTCGGGCTGGATTTCTTCTATCAGTCGTGGAACCACGGCGCGTCGCCGCTCAAGGTCAACAGCGGCTACTCGCGCAAAGGGTATGTGCTGTATCCGAACGAAGATGACCGCCGCGAGAGCCTCAAGAACCGCGCGGGTCACTCGATCCTTCTGGTCGGTTGGGACGACACCCTCGAAGTCGAGCGTCTCGACAAAGACGGCAAAGTGATGCTCGACGAGAACGGCGAGCCGATGGTGGAGAAGGGCTTCTTCATCTTCAAGAATAGCTGGGGCACCGGCAGCTTCGGCAGCGAGAACCCCAACGGAGACGGCTACGGCTATATCTCGCAGAAATATGTCGCCGAATACGGCTCCGGTCGCGTCGCCGACCTGCCCGAAATCGAGCCGAAGGTCGAGATTTGCGGCGACGGCATCGACAATGACGGCAACGGCTTCGCAGACTGCGAGGACGACGTGTGCGCCGAGAGCGCAGCGTGTCAGGAAGACAGCAACACCAAGACCTACACGAACTCCGAAGCGCTCGAGATTCCGGACAACGACTCCAACGGCGCCGTCAGCACCATCGACGTCGAAGACTTCGGCGCCATCTCCGAGTTCACCGTGACGGTCGACATCACGCACGCCTACCAGGGCGACCTGGACCTGATGCTCGTCCACCCCAACGGTAGCGATATCGTCATCCTTGAGGAGGCGAGCAACACCTCCGGCGCCTTCGAGAAACGCACCTATGTCGTCGAGGAGTTCCAGGGCCTTGAGGCTCAGGGAACCTACGAACTTTATATGTGGGACGAGTCGAAATACGACGCTGGTACGCTTAACGAGTGGACGATTGAAGTGACCTTCTAA
- a CDS encoding serine/threonine-protein kinase has protein sequence MNRGLDLIGRQIGVYRIEELIGAGGYSRVYRALDKTVGRMAAIKILLPSTGEDGYSERVIQRFEREARIVANLRDPHSVLLYEYGQTDDGLLYMIFEYIEGHTLEEMRRQQFALPALRVIKILEQILLSLEEAHALGLIHRDIKPANIMVFEHIGRTDQVKVLDFGVGKAFGTHPEASNLTQTGMLIGTPRYMAPEQWSTEGVISPQTDIYSLGLVTYELITGVRAITAVDPVHIMTAHLNSEPIALPSDLDIPSGLRHIVNTMLHKERGARYRTVTQILADLLRLKPVAAESSTMLLSKAKLRGDVVEPTLDPAADAQLVDAPKTETASTREPAPIEARPAHRESDTEAIAVPKRRCAKTIRIEPEAQRTLTSARPQLPEEMRPPETPTQPKPPKTKTPSARAAARGALKPESPKSPRRKLIYLALGLAVTTSAIACILALIVTLSAKDAGPGAAPTPTDPASAGSTPEKLATSGEEQEKPTRPALAPKVVHDDGAPAPTPPVAPAGSAPKPPATPPSFAPAHLEQPTLTSATPPAPQPAPETETETKTSENRPLTKSTPRAEPESTQRKERAKQPKRAKKKTPKEPKLQIWGIE, from the coding sequence ATCGGCGTGTACCGCATCGAAGAGCTCATCGGGGCGGGCGGGTATTCGCGCGTGTACCGCGCGCTTGATAAAACCGTCGGGCGGATGGCCGCCATTAAGATCTTGCTGCCCAGCACCGGCGAAGACGGCTACTCGGAGCGGGTGATTCAGCGCTTCGAGCGCGAGGCGCGCATCGTCGCCAACCTGCGCGACCCTCACTCGGTGCTGCTCTACGAATACGGCCAGACCGACGACGGCCTCCTCTATATGATCTTCGAGTATATCGAAGGGCATACCCTCGAGGAGATGCGCCGCCAGCAATTCGCCCTGCCCGCCCTTCGCGTCATAAAGATCCTCGAGCAAATCCTATTAAGCCTGGAGGAAGCCCACGCGCTCGGGCTGATCCACCGCGATATTAAGCCCGCAAATATTATGGTCTTCGAGCATATCGGGCGCACCGACCAGGTAAAGGTGCTCGACTTCGGCGTCGGCAAGGCCTTCGGCACCCATCCCGAGGCATCGAACCTCACCCAAACCGGAATGCTCATCGGCACCCCGCGATATATGGCCCCGGAGCAATGGTCGACCGAGGGCGTAATCTCACCCCAAACCGACATCTATAGCCTGGGACTCGTCACCTACGAATTGATCACCGGGGTGCGCGCGATCACCGCCGTCGACCCGGTCCACATCATGACGGCACACCTGAATAGCGAGCCCATCGCCCTGCCATCGGATCTGGACATCCCCTCAGGGCTTCGTCATATCGTCAACACCATGCTCCACAAGGAGCGCGGCGCGCGCTACCGAACCGTGACCCAGATTCTGGCCGATCTTCTTCGCCTCAAACCGGTCGCCGCCGAATCAAGCACGATGTTGCTGAGTAAAGCGAAGTTGCGCGGGGACGTGGTCGAGCCGACGCTCGATCCAGCAGCGGACGCGCAACTTGTCGACGCGCCCAAAACGGAAACAGCCTCGACCAGAGAACCCGCCCCGATCGAAGCTCGGCCCGCCCACCGCGAGAGTGACACCGAGGCGATCGCGGTGCCCAAGCGCCGGTGCGCCAAGACCATACGTATCGAACCAGAAGCCCAGCGCACACTAACCTCGGCACGCCCACAGCTTCCCGAAGAAATGCGGCCGCCCGAGACTCCGACCCAACCGAAGCCCCCTAAGACCAAGACGCCCTCGGCTAGAGCCGCAGCGCGCGGAGCGCTGAAACCGGAGTCACCCAAATCCCCCCGACGAAAGCTTATCTACCTGGCCCTGGGACTGGCGGTCACAACCAGCGCGATCGCCTGCATCTTAGCGCTCATCGTGACCCTATCCGCAAAAGACGCCGGACCGGGCGCCGCCCCCACGCCCACCGACCCGGCCTCCGCGGGGTCGACACCCGAGAAGTTGGCCACGTCGGGCGAGGAGCAAGAGAAACCGACTCGCCCTGCGCTCGCTCCGAAGGTGGTGCATGACGATGGCGCCCCGGCCCCCACGCCCCCGGTCGCCCCTGCCGGTTCAGCACCAAAGCCGCCAGCGACGCCACCGAGCTTTGCCCCAGCACACCTGGAACAGCCTACACTTACGTCAGCGACACCGCCGGCGCCGCAACCAGCGCCCGAGACGGAGACGGAGACGAAAACGAGCGAGAACCGCCCACTCACCAAATCAACGCCGAGGGCTGAGCCGGAGTCGACGCAAAGAAAGGAGCGCGCCAAACAACCCAAACGCGCCAAGAAGAAGACGCCCAAAGAACCGAAATTACAAATATGGGGGATCGAATGA
- a CDS encoding metallophosphoesterase family protein — MPEGLVKILCAGDLHLGRYPSRVDGNPSNLSVAHIWARTVECAIDEAVDLVVLTGDVVDRENRFFEAIGPLEQGLRRLGQAGIPTFAVSGNHDFDVLPRVADAVDSGMFYLLGRGGSWESRVFERDGKPILRLVGWSFPRQHYPQSPLEGFAGLASVGTPTIGILHADLDQRASRYAPVMSSELGAYGFSAWLLGHIHRPTETRTSGGSLVLYPGSPQPLDPGEPGVHGPWIVEVSPDRPARAYQVALASVRYAGVEVDLGPMQGVDDFEKLMMDAIRGELHGWIREARASAGSGYLPERAMIRLKLVGSTPYRAEIERLCARVVEDFELPVDDIMARVEKIEIHTRPALDLREIARGNDPPALLARLLVELEAGEVSAQFQPLFAKLRHEISQVHRANAFGPLLSEQIASAEVDDAAAHRLVQVEGVRLLEELLSQKYGADAHPSVGKGGRK, encoded by the coding sequence ATGCCCGAGGGTCTCGTCAAAATTCTATGCGCTGGAGACCTGCATCTTGGCCGGTATCCCAGCCGTGTTGATGGGAACCCGTCGAACTTATCGGTGGCGCATATCTGGGCGCGTACCGTGGAGTGCGCGATCGACGAGGCGGTCGACCTGGTCGTGCTCACCGGCGATGTCGTGGATCGGGAGAATCGATTTTTCGAGGCGATCGGCCCGCTTGAGCAAGGGCTTCGGCGCCTTGGCCAGGCCGGAATTCCGACCTTCGCGGTTTCTGGAAACCATGACTTCGACGTGCTTCCGCGAGTCGCCGATGCGGTCGACTCCGGGATGTTTTATCTTTTGGGGCGAGGGGGAAGTTGGGAGTCGCGGGTTTTTGAGCGTGACGGAAAACCCATCTTGCGCCTGGTGGGCTGGTCCTTTCCGCGTCAGCATTATCCACAGTCTCCGCTGGAGGGGTTTGCCGGCCTGGCGTCCGTTGGGACGCCAACGATTGGGATTCTTCACGCCGATCTCGACCAGCGGGCGAGTCGCTACGCGCCGGTGATGAGCAGCGAGTTGGGGGCTTACGGGTTTTCGGCCTGGCTCCTGGGGCATATTCATCGACCGACCGAAACCCGGACGAGCGGCGGAAGTCTTGTGCTATATCCCGGCTCACCGCAGCCACTGGACCCGGGAGAGCCCGGCGTGCATGGCCCGTGGATCGTCGAGGTCTCGCCCGATCGCCCCGCGCGTGCCTATCAGGTCGCGTTGGCGTCGGTGCGCTATGCCGGCGTCGAGGTCGACCTGGGCCCAATGCAGGGCGTGGATGATTTTGAGAAGTTGATGATGGACGCGATTCGTGGCGAATTGCACGGATGGATTCGGGAGGCGAGGGCGTCCGCGGGCTCCGGGTATTTGCCCGAGCGCGCGATGATCCGGCTTAAATTGGTGGGGAGTACCCCCTATCGGGCCGAGATCGAGCGGCTTTGCGCGCGGGTGGTCGAGGACTTCGAGTTGCCCGTCGACGATATCATGGCGCGGGTCGAAAAGATCGAAATTCACACGCGTCCCGCCCTTGACCTTCGGGAGATCGCGCGCGGCAATGACCCGCCCGCGCTGCTCGCGCGCCTGTTGGTTGAGCTTGAGGCGGGCGAGGTGAGCGCGCAATTCCAGCCGCTCTTTGCGAAACTGCGTCACGAAATCTCGCAGGTGCATCGCGCCAACGCGTTTGGCCCGTTGCTCTCGGAGCAAATCGCGAGCGCTGAGGTTGACGACGCCGCCGCGCATCGCCTCGTGCAGGTGGAAGGCGTGCGCCTGTTGGAGGAGCTTTTATCCCAAAAATATGGCGCCGACGCGCATCCATCGGTGGGCAAAGGGGGGCGCAAATGA
- a CDS encoding porin family protein gives MRKVTMCLAASLITLAGANAFAQDVTSSRSNSGGAQIGVVGMLNYSSHAYSADDSDVADEFADHTESTLGFGGGLRAVVEFNPFLGIQPEILFKQYGATLKAEAGPFNIESTATTNYLQVPVLARLALPVGGSVTPKVLVGPTFGYFLSGSTKAGDDTKDIDAEDVERLDIGVAAGVGVDFATGPGALSLDLRYDRSLTQSNKASDMDGGLEVMNTGFSFLVGYNYKL, from the coding sequence ATGCGTAAAGTTACGATGTGTCTTGCCGCTTCGCTGATTACGCTTGCTGGCGCCAACGCCTTTGCTCAGGATGTCACCTCCAGTCGCTCAAATTCCGGGGGCGCTCAGATCGGCGTGGTGGGGATGCTAAATTATAGCTCCCATGCGTATTCTGCCGACGATAGCGACGTCGCTGATGAGTTCGCTGACCATACCGAGTCCACGCTGGGCTTCGGTGGCGGTCTGCGCGCGGTGGTCGAGTTTAACCCCTTCCTGGGCATTCAGCCCGAGATTCTTTTCAAGCAATACGGCGCCACGCTTAAGGCGGAGGCCGGTCCGTTCAATATCGAGTCGACGGCGACCACGAACTATTTGCAGGTCCCGGTCCTCGCGCGCCTCGCGCTGCCGGTGGGCGGCTCCGTGACGCCCAAGGTGCTGGTCGGCCCGACGTTTGGCTATTTCCTGTCGGGGAGCACCAAGGCCGGCGATGACACCAAGGATATCGACGCGGAGGATGTCGAAAGGCTCGATATCGGCGTGGCTGCCGGCGTGGGCGTTGACTTCGCCACCGGTCCCGGGGCGCTGAGCTTGGACCTGCGTTATGACCGCTCGCTTACCCAGAGCAATAAAGCGTCTGATATGGACGGCGGTCTTGAGGTGATGAACACCGGATTTAGCTTCCTCGTTGGCTATAATTATAAGCTCTAA
- a CDS encoding ATP-binding protein: MTEALGTRIPGQSEHAPGLVFEKIAIYRARSFRSSRFEINGLCAGINIIYGPNAAGKTTLAQAIMTLLWPQDPTLGRAEVAGQFRLAGADWRVDFDAGRVRYQLNGRDRGHGPGLAPQESRDRYYLGLRDLLDGKDEGFAAFIARESAGGYDVAAAASALGYSYSKRANNRKVEKVRARLGEAQDAQDELRREAGRLSELRRRLAVADAAQQRIALLRVAVEFGEAEALSVAARERLLVFPEAMAQVRGDEAERLDALRARVREADAAEDSTMRRYNALSERVAKSPLSRPTLEAADVEAKILDSVVPTLDGYLREIERVASERAAAQAEVIEAQAKADEAWRLISATVEPSSLDTISAEDLRAFSDLARRFDRVAGEVWAYKKLRGILTGANGADAARLESLRDAARQLRAWLRGRGDGSQGPATQDARKWAQVGRIVSLIATILAAIACIVWVYGGHSAWPVLLVAALIFGGLFGAASRVLSSLRAQDRGALEQRRQRETHRRAFERSGLAAPEAWGPDAVEQRLDEIEQLIASATNDVEKASRWSQEMEAFQATEQKQRALHQERDALAARVGLNLDLHFGGQYILGFGDEAAELAWLISHIEAWQRARMQASASAAVFGQKSASFEQNLEDFHAAIRPYLPAEVADAPDLASAQAQTRALEKGARALGQDLRERKNMQDALIEQRERRSQALDESKVLLARLQLIAESGAAPDINDADMGRAIDALCAQRADYEAAREESLAAHARLRNVRTRLEAQPGYAPDLLEGGPGRLAQEIVELSGPAAQRDAVMSQIARIEARVEDAKKSTALEQRRADYHAALDALAEDLAANSRSVAGAVLSDFLQRETRDATRPAVFRRARELFARITHGRYRLDLDEGEGAQFRAFDMLNEVGQSLDELSSGTRVQLLLAVRVAFVEQLERGAKLPLVLDETLANSDDARARAIIDALVQIAADGRQIFYLTAQKDEVEKWRQVGAAGAVACEFIDLGAITGAPDFRAEPVAGRDDGAPNAPAFEKIEVPSAEGLSHPQYKDVLNIRGALNPMTPIGHTHLWYLTSDPRELEQMLRADIVRWGALKNLQRSGALAAVGVSAASYTRIEARAKALGAYFEAWSVGRGKRVTRADLEDSGAVSDNFIDAVAELNENYGGDATKLLEGLIAGEIKRFQSAKRLELAEYFEAQGILDAREPLSEAERWTRVLAAVAPEIAAGVLDAGSIRETLARAL; this comes from the coding sequence ATGACCGAGGCATTGGGGACCCGCATCCCGGGGCAGTCGGAGCATGCGCCCGGCCTTGTATTCGAGAAGATCGCGATCTATCGCGCGCGGTCGTTTCGCTCTTCTCGCTTTGAGATCAACGGGTTATGCGCGGGCATCAATATCATCTACGGGCCCAACGCGGCCGGGAAGACCACGCTCGCCCAGGCGATTATGACGCTCCTGTGGCCCCAGGATCCTACGCTCGGGCGCGCCGAGGTTGCCGGGCAATTTCGGCTCGCGGGTGCTGATTGGCGCGTGGACTTTGACGCCGGGCGGGTTCGCTACCAGCTAAATGGCCGGGATCGGGGCCACGGGCCCGGGCTGGCGCCGCAGGAGTCGCGCGATCGTTATTATCTGGGGCTTCGGGATCTGCTCGACGGAAAAGACGAGGGCTTTGCGGCGTTTATCGCCCGCGAATCGGCCGGGGGCTATGATGTCGCGGCGGCGGCGAGCGCGCTCGGCTATTCGTATTCGAAGCGGGCGAATAATCGAAAGGTCGAGAAAGTCCGCGCGCGACTGGGCGAGGCACAGGATGCCCAGGACGAACTTCGTCGCGAGGCGGGGCGATTGTCGGAGCTGCGGCGGCGCTTGGCGGTCGCAGACGCCGCCCAGCAGCGTATCGCGTTGCTTCGGGTTGCGGTCGAATTTGGCGAAGCCGAGGCGCTCAGCGTGGCGGCCCGGGAGCGGCTGTTGGTGTTTCCGGAGGCCATGGCGCAGGTTCGCGGCGATGAGGCCGAACGGTTGGACGCGCTGCGCGCGCGGGTGCGCGAGGCGGACGCGGCAGAAGATAGCACGATGCGCCGCTATAACGCGTTGAGTGAGCGGGTCGCGAAGAGCCCGTTGTCGCGCCCGACGCTTGAGGCGGCGGATGTCGAGGCGAAGATCCTCGATAGCGTCGTGCCAACGCTCGACGGGTATCTGCGCGAGATCGAGCGCGTGGCGAGCGAGCGCGCGGCGGCCCAGGCCGAGGTTATCGAGGCCCAGGCGAAGGCCGACGAGGCGTGGCGCCTAATCAGCGCGACGGTCGAGCCATCTTCGCTCGACACCATTTCAGCCGAAGACCTGAGAGCGTTTAGCGACCTGGCCCGGCGCTTCGATCGCGTGGCGGGGGAGGTGTGGGCGTATAAGAAGCTGCGCGGGATCCTCACCGGCGCGAACGGGGCTGACGCTGCGCGCCTCGAGAGTCTGCGCGACGCGGCGCGCCAACTTCGGGCGTGGCTGCGCGGTCGGGGCGATGGTTCCCAGGGGCCGGCGACTCAGGACGCGCGAAAGTGGGCGCAGGTCGGGCGCATCGTGTCGCTTATCGCGACGATCCTGGCGGCGATCGCGTGCATTGTCTGGGTGTATGGCGGGCACTCCGCGTGGCCGGTCTTGCTGGTCGCGGCGCTCATATTTGGCGGGCTTTTCGGCGCGGCGTCGCGGGTGCTGAGTTCACTTCGCGCGCAAGATCGCGGTGCCCTGGAGCAGCGGCGCCAACGCGAGACGCACCGGCGCGCGTTTGAGCGCTCGGGGCTTGCCGCCCCCGAAGCCTGGGGACCAGACGCGGTCGAGCAGCGGCTCGATGAGATCGAGCAGCTCATCGCGAGCGCCACCAACGATGTTGAGAAGGCGTCGCGCTGGTCCCAAGAGATGGAGGCATTTCAGGCCACCGAGCAGAAGCAGCGCGCGCTTCACCAGGAGCGCGACGCGCTGGCCGCGCGTGTTGGGCTGAATCTAGACCTGCATTTTGGCGGGCAATATATCTTAGGCTTTGGCGACGAAGCAGCTGAATTGGCCTGGCTCATCTCGCATATCGAAGCCTGGCAGCGGGCGCGCATGCAGGCCAGCGCGAGTGCGGCTGTATTCGGGCAAAAGAGCGCATCATTTGAGCAGAATCTTGAAGACTTCCACGCAGCGATTCGCCCCTATTTGCCCGCTGAGGTCGCGGACGCACCGGATCTTGCCAGCGCCCAGGCGCAGACCCGCGCCCTTGAGAAGGGCGCGCGGGCATTGGGGCAAGATCTGCGCGAGCGCAAGAATATGCAGGACGCGTTGATTGAGCAGCGAGAGAGGCGATCGCAGGCGCTCGATGAATCGAAGGTTCTGCTTGCGCGGCTTCAACTGATCGCGGAATCCGGCGCCGCGCCCGATATCAATGATGCCGATATGGGGCGGGCGATCGACGCACTTTGCGCGCAGCGCGCTGATTACGAAGCTGCTCGGGAGGAATCACTCGCCGCCCACGCGCGCCTTCGGAATGTGCGCACGCGTCTGGAGGCCCAGCCCGGCTATGCACCCGACCTGCTCGAGGGCGGCCCCGGGCGTCTGGCCCAGGAGATCGTTGAGCTGTCGGGCCCCGCGGCCCAAAGAGACGCAGTGATGAGCCAGATCGCGCGGATCGAGGCGCGCGTCGAGGACGCCAAAAAATCGACCGCCCTTGAGCAAAGGCGCGCCGACTATCACGCGGCCCTCGACGCGTTGGCAGAAGATCTCGCCGCGAATAGCCGCAGCGTCGCCGGCGCGGTGCTCTCCGACTTCTTGCAGCGTGAGACCCGCGACGCCACGCGCCCCGCGGTATTTCGGCGCGCCCGCGAACTCTTCGCCCGCATCACCCACGGGCGCTACCGGCTGGACCTCGACGAGGGTGAGGGCGCGCAGTTTCGCGCCTTCGATATGCTCAATGAGGTCGGGCAGAGCCTCGATGAGCTCTCCAGCGGCACCCGCGTACAATTATTATTGGCGGTGCGCGTCGCGTTCGTTGAGCAGCTAGAGCGGGGCGCCAAATTGCCGCTGGTCCTCGACGAGACCCTGGCAAATAGCGACGACGCCCGCGCCCGCGCGATCATCGACGCCCTCGTGCAGATCGCCGCCGATGGGCGCCAGATCTTCTATTTGACCGCCCAGAAGGACGAAGTTGAGAAGTGGCGCCAGGTCGGCGCGGCGGGCGCCGTGGCGTGCGAGTTTATCGATCTCGGCGCGATCACCGGGGCGCCGGATTTTAGGGCCGAACCTGTGGCCGGCCGCGACGATGGCGCGCCCAACGCCCCCGCGTTTGAAAAGATAGAGGTTCCCAGCGCCGAGGGCCTTTCTCACCCCCAATATAAAGATGTGCTCAACATTCGAGGGGCGCTCAACCCGATGACGCCCATTGGTCATACCCATTTGTGGTACCTGACCAGCGATCCGCGTGAGCTTGAGCAGATGCTTCGCGCCGATATCGTCCGGTGGGGCGCGCTAAAAAACCTACAACGAAGCGGGGCGCTAGCGGCGGTCGGGGTGTCGGCGGCAAGCTATACGCGGATCGAAGCACGGGCCAAGGCACTGGGCGCGTATTTTGAGGCGTGGTCGGTCGGCCGTGGAAAGCGCGTCACCCGCGCGGATCTCGAAGACTCGGGCGCGGTCAGCGACAATTTCATCGACGCGGTCGCTGAATTGAATGAAAACTACGGTGGGGACGCGACCAAGTTATTGGAGGGGCTGATCGCCGGCGAGATAAAGCGCTTTCAATCTGCGAAGCGCCTGGAGCTCGCGGAGTATTTCGAAGCCCAGGGAATCCTCGACGCGCGCGAGCCCCTGAGCGAGGCCGAACGCTGGACACGCGTGCTAGCGGCGGTAGCCCCGGAGATCGCCGCCGGCGTGCTCGACGCAGGGTCGATTCGCGAGACCCTCGCGCGGGCGCTGTGA
- a CDS encoding 50S ribosomal protein L25 has translation MEAQTHPTLLAERRTESGKGSSRRLRAAGRLPVACYGPGIDSMTLSINRTTLLDAIDGPHGLNTVFQVDVEGEGLTFKNVVLHDYQVAPLSRALLHADFLVVPDGQPVEVKVPIVTTGRAKGERSGGRLRLIAPEIKVRCSVLNIPVAIELDVSPMGPNDVRMASDLEFGEGVEPVYVTDFAVARVMMPRQNVVGLDDVDEDEDEAAEGAAEGAAEGAEA, from the coding sequence ATGGAAGCTCAAACACACCCGACTTTGCTCGCCGAGCGCCGCACTGAAAGTGGAAAAGGATCTTCACGTCGTCTGCGCGCTGCTGGACGTCTTCCGGTGGCCTGCTATGGTCCTGGTATCGATTCGATGACCCTTTCGATCAACCGCACCACGCTGCTCGACGCGATTGACGGACCGCATGGTCTCAACACCGTTTTCCAGGTCGACGTCGAAGGCGAAGGCCTTACCTTCAAGAACGTGGTTCTGCATGATTACCAGGTTGCGCCGCTGTCGCGCGCTCTCCTGCACGCCGACTTCCTGGTTGTTCCGGACGGACAGCCTGTCGAAGTCAAGGTTCCGATCGTCACGACTGGTCGTGCGAAAGGCGAGCGCTCCGGTGGTCGACTTCGTTTGATCGCTCCTGAGATCAAAGTCCGTTGCTCCGTGCTGAACATCCCGGTCGCGATCGAGCTCGACGTGAGCCCGATGGGACCCAACGATGTTCGTATGGCCAGCGACCTCGAGTTCGGCGAAGGCGTCGAGCCGGTCTACGTCACCGACTTCGCGGTTGCTCGCGTCATGATGCCGCGTCAGAACGTCGTCGGTCTCGATGATGTCGATGAGGATGAGGACGAGGCAGCTGAAGGCGCAGCAGAGGGGGCAGCAGAAGGCGCAGAAGCCTGA
- the pth gene encoding aminoacyl-tRNA hydrolase — protein sequence MMSRYLIVGLGNPGAKYARTRHNIGFMALERLADRYAIGLSTQKFDGIYGMGRVADQDVVLLEPQTYMNRSGGSVLGVARFYKVSPENILVLHDEIDLDLGKLRLKDGGGHGGHNGLRDIASRMSTRDFKRVRLGIGRPEHGDVSDFVLGRFTGAEAPDVDDLIERACDATELFLAEGLQAAQNRFH from the coding sequence ATTATGAGTCGCTATCTTATCGTTGGATTGGGTAATCCAGGTGCCAAATACGCACGAACTCGACATAATATCGGGTTCATGGCCCTGGAGCGTCTGGCCGATCGCTACGCGATAGGATTATCGACTCAGAAGTTTGACGGTATTTATGGGATGGGCCGAGTAGCCGACCAAGACGTCGTGCTGCTCGAGCCCCAGACCTATATGAACCGCTCCGGAGGATCTGTTCTCGGTGTGGCACGCTTTTATAAGGTGTCGCCCGAGAATATTTTGGTTTTGCACGACGAAATCGATCTGGATCTGGGCAAATTGCGCTTAAAAGACGGGGGCGGCCACGGCGGCCATAATGGGTTGCGTGATATTGCATCGCGTATGTCTACCCGCGATTTTAAGCGTGTGCGCCTCGGTATCGGACGCCCGGAGCACGGTGATGTTTCCGACTTCGTGCTGGGTCGTTTTACCGGCGCTGAGGCCCCCGATGTGGATGACCTCATCGAGCGGGCCTGCGATGCCACGGAGCTCTTCCTGGCCGAAGGCCTTCAGGCTGCGCAGAATCGATTTCACTGA